A genomic segment from Flavobacterium inviolabile encodes:
- the mtaB gene encoding tRNA (N(6)-L-threonylcarbamoyladenosine(37)-C(2))-methylthiotransferase MtaB, whose protein sequence is MENRKKVAFYTLGCKLNFSETSTIARSFQDEGFDRVDFEDIADIYVINTCSVTENADKQFKQIVKKALKNNDKAFVAAVGCYAQLKPEELVAVDGVDLVLGATEKFKITDYINDLSKNDMGEVHSCEIEDADFYVGSYSIGDRTRAFLKVQDGCDYKCTYCTIPLARGISRSDTMDNVLKNAKEISEQGIKEIVLTGVNIGDYGKGEFGNKKHEHTFYELVQALDEVAGIERLRISSIEPNLLKNETIDFVSKSRTFVPHFHIPLQSGSNTILKKMKRRYLRELYKDRVAKIREVMPHACIGVDVIVGFPGETDELFLETYNFLNEMDISYLHVFTYSERDNTEAVMMEDVVPMNVRSKRSKMLRGLSVKKRRAFYESQLGTNRTVLFEGENKEGYIHGFTENYVKVKTPWNPELVNTLHDIHLTKIDEDGMVRMEFRNVPV, encoded by the coding sequence ATGGAAAACAGAAAAAAAGTTGCTTTTTATACGTTGGGATGTAAACTGAATTTTTCAGAGACATCAACAATTGCGCGCAGTTTTCAGGACGAAGGCTTCGATCGTGTGGATTTTGAGGATATTGCCGACATTTATGTGATTAACACCTGTTCGGTAACAGAGAATGCAGACAAGCAGTTCAAGCAGATTGTAAAAAAAGCACTTAAGAATAACGATAAAGCTTTTGTGGCGGCTGTGGGTTGTTATGCCCAGCTAAAACCGGAAGAGCTGGTTGCGGTGGATGGAGTGGATCTGGTTTTGGGTGCCACCGAAAAATTTAAGATTACCGATTATATCAACGACCTGTCCAAAAACGACATGGGGGAAGTGCATTCCTGTGAGATTGAAGATGCCGATTTTTATGTGGGCAGTTATTCTATTGGCGACAGAACGCGTGCTTTCCTGAAAGTTCAGGATGGTTGTGATTATAAATGTACCTATTGTACGATTCCTTTGGCAAGAGGGATTTCCCGTAGCGATACGATGGATAATGTGTTGAAAAACGCCAAAGAAATATCGGAACAGGGCATTAAAGAGATTGTGCTTACCGGTGTTAACATCGGGGATTACGGAAAAGGAGAGTTTGGGAATAAAAAACACGAACATACTTTTTACGAATTGGTGCAGGCACTGGATGAAGTAGCGGGAATTGAACGTTTGCGTATTTCGTCTATCGAGCCGAACCTGCTGAAAAATGAAACGATTGATTTTGTGTCGAAAAGCAGAACTTTTGTGCCGCATTTTCACATTCCGTTACAGTCCGGAAGCAATACGATATTGAAAAAAATGAAACGAAGATACCTGCGGGAATTGTATAAGGACCGGGTTGCTAAAATCCGGGAAGTGATGCCGCATGCCTGTATCGGGGTGGATGTTATTGTTGGTTTTCCGGGCGAAACAGATGAGCTTTTCCTGGAAACCTATAACTTCCTGAATGAAATGGATATTTCTTACCTGCACGTGTTTACATATTCGGAAAGGGATAATACCGAAGCGGTGATGATGGAAGATGTGGTGCCGATGAATGTGCGAAGCAAAAGAAGTAAAATGCTGAGAGGACTATCGGTTAAAAAAAGAAGAGCGTTCTATGAAAGCCAGCTGGGAACCAACCGTACCGTGTTGTTTGAAGGAGAAAATAAAGAAGGCTATATCCATGGATTTACAGAAAACTATGTAAAGGTGAAAACGCCATGGAATCCGGAACTGGTTAATACGCTGCACGATATACACTTAACTAAAATTGACGAAGACGGAATGGTTCGTATGGAATTCCGGAATGTCCCGGTATAA